In one window of Camelina sativa cultivar DH55 chromosome 15, Cs, whole genome shotgun sequence DNA:
- the LOC109125071 gene encoding uncharacterized protein LOC109125071, translating into MDKSWVWLPRASLEFQTGATNFVHASALRLGNPSDMFCPCIDCRNMCHQPIATVLEHLVIRRMDQKYKRNSCWSKHGDIKTDKSAEDPKVELDVYDLIRTAFIDGDSQPTSYFGDQADVVDGGSEESEFRKKLDDAETPLYSNCPNYTKVSAIMGLYCLKVKSGMSENYFDQLLTMIHDMLPTDNVLPQSTYGIKKFLKMFGFGYDMIHACKNDCVLYRKEYEAMESCPRCSVSRWERDKQTGEEKKGIPAKVLRYFPIKDRLRRLFRSRRTAEEVRWHFNNKSLDGTMRHPMDSLTWANVTDKWPEFSAEPRNLHLGISTDGMNPFCLQSSTYSTWPVFLVNYNMHPTLCMKAENIMLSLLIPGPTSPGNNIDVYLAPLIDDLKELWNEGLVVYDSFMKENFTIKAMLLWSITDYPALGTLAGCKVKGKQACVVCGKDTPFRWLKFIRNHVYLGNKKRLRPGHPYRRRKKWFDNTVEEGSASRIESGAEIFNILKDLKVEFGKPFGEKSKRKRKGVSVDEVPLDEEDDEDNDNWRWKKLSILFELPYWKDMPVRHNIDVMHVEKNVSDAILSILMQSAK; encoded by the exons ATGGACAAGTCTTGGGTCTGGCTTCCAAG GGCCAGCCTTGAGTTTCAGACAGGGGCAACTAATTTTGTGCATGCATCTGCACTGAGATTGGGTAATCCTAGTGACATGTTTTGTCCCTGTATAGATTGCCGCAATATGTGCCATCAGCCGATAGCTACAGTGTTGGAACATTTAGTGATTAGGCGCATGGATCAGAAATACAAGAGAAATTCATGTTGGAGTAAGCATGGGGATATTAAGACTGATAAGTCAGCGGAAGATCCGAAAGTTGAGTTAGATGTTTATGACTTGATTAGGACAGCTTTCATTGATGGTGATTCTCAACCTACGAGCTACTTTGGAGATCAGGCAGATGTTGTTGATGGTGGTAGTGAAGAGTCTGAGTTTAGGAAGAAGCTCGATGATGCTGAAACTCCACTATACTCCAACTGTCCCAACTACACGAAGGTGTCTGCAATTATGGGGCTTTACTGCCTCAAAGTCAAGAGTGGAATGTCAGAGAACTATTTTGATCAGCTGCTGACGATGATTCATGATATGCTTCCCACGGATAATGTTCTCCCGCAATCAACATATGGGATAAAGAAGTTCCTAAAGATGTTTGGCTTCggatatgatatgattcatGCATGTAAGAACGATTGTGTTCTATACCGGAAGGAATACGAGGCTATGGAAAGCTGTCCAAGGTGTAGTGTATCAAGATGGGAGAGAGATAAGCAAACTGGTGAGGAGAAAAAGGGGATACCAGCCAAGGtattaagatattttccaaTCAAAGACAGATTGAGACGGCTCTTTAGATCCAGAAGGACGGCTGAAGAGGTTCGTTGGCATTTCAACAATAAGAGTTTAGATGGTACCATGAGGCATCCAATGGACTCTTTAACGTGGGCCAATGTGACTGATAAATGGCCAGAGTTTTCAGCTGAACCAAGAAACCTCCACCTTGGTATCTCTACAGATGGGATGAATCCTTTCTGCCTTCAGTCCAGCACATACAGCACATGGCCAGTGTTCTTAGTTAACTATAACATGCATCCAACATTGTGTATGAAAGCAGAGAATATAATGCTGAGTCTGTTGATCCCAGGACCTACATCACCAGGCAACAACATTGACGTCTATCTAGCTCCATTGATAGATGACCTTAAGGAATTGTGGAATGAGGGACTTGTGGTTTACGATTCATTTATGAAGGagaattttacaattaaagcaATGTTGTTGTGGAGTATCACTGATTATCCTGCTTTAGGAACATTAGCTGGGTGTAAGGTGAAAGGCAAACAGGCGTGTGTTGTGTGTGGAAAGGATACACCTTTTAGGTGGTTGAAATTCATTCGGAATCATGTTTATttgggaaacaaaaaaagacttagACCTGGACATccttatagaagaagaaaaaaatggtttgacAACACTGTGGAGGAAGGGAGTGCGAGTAGAATTGAAAGTGGAGCAGAAATTTTTAACATACTCAAGGATTTGAAAGTTGAGTTTGGCAAACCGTTTGGGGAAAAAAGTAAAAGGAAACGAAAAGGAGTATCTGTTGATGAGGTACCTTtggacgaagaagacgatgaagacaATGATAATTGGAGGTGGAAGAAACTGTCCATCCTATTTGAGTTACCTTATTGGAAG GATATGCCGGTTCGTCAcaatattgatgtgatgcatgTTGAGAAGAATGTGTCAGATGCTATATTGTCTATTCTTATGCAATCT